From a region of the Nitrospiria bacterium genome:
- a CDS encoding serine protease, translated as MKPLLAVQPAYRHDNQEASPKFAGSCFRLWVKNHFLTAAHCLEGIESTDISVFDYVQEKYLKCHKIYTHPHADLAIIEVEGRGADQLENFRLTDVDFSFGENVHCFGWLTEEDNLKLPARVIGGIIQRPFIHREGKYETPALEYSSPIPKGMSGGPAFSARYNDIAIGVAIGTIKSSVVVSEYTDYEDEKKKESEKISEIVRYGVILRLFELREWITETLPRSNQQ; from the coding sequence ATGAAACCACTTCTTGCTGTTCAACCGGCATACAGACATGATAACCAAGAAGCAAGCCCTAAGTTTGCTGGATCCTGTTTTAGATTATGGGTTAAAAATCATTTTCTTACTGCTGCACATTGTCTTGAAGGGATAGAATCTACCGATATAAGCGTTTTCGACTATGTACAGGAAAAATACTTGAAGTGTCACAAAATATATACACATCCGCATGCTGATCTGGCGATAATTGAAGTTGAAGGGAGAGGTGCCGACCAACTGGAAAATTTCAGGCTTACCGATGTAGATTTTTCTTTTGGAGAGAATGTTCATTGCTTTGGTTGGTTAACTGAGGAGGACAATTTAAAGCTTCCAGCACGCGTCATTGGAGGAATTATTCAGCGTCCCTTCATTCACAGAGAAGGTAAATATGAAACACCAGCTCTCGAATATTCGTCACCCATTCCAAAAGGAATGAGTGGCGGCCCTGCTTTCAGCGCCCGTTACAATGACATTGCTATCGGGGTGGCCATTGGAACTATAAAAAGCTCTGTGGTGGTTTCTGAATATACTGATTATGAAGATGAAAAAAAGAAGGAGAGCGAAAAAATATCTGAAATTGTTCGGTATGGGGTCATCTTAAGAC